The following proteins come from a genomic window of Candidatus Bipolaricaulis sibiricus:
- a CDS encoding L-seryl-tRNA(Sec) selenium transferase-related protein, which translates to MNMGFVIREVINVSGTMTALGSCSVAPEVIQAMVEVLPKFVDMVDLQRQASKVIRRVIGAEAGCITSSAAAGMAICVAACMTGRDMARVEQLPDTTGLKDEVVIQRGHVVWFGASVPQMVRLSGAKVVEIGDATRAGVYQLEGRLCENTAAALYVVSHHTVQYGLIALEEFCRVAHAHGVPVVVDAASESNMRSFVERGADLVCFSGHKFLSGPTSGIIAGKRDLVEACLYHQYHGIGRAMKVGKEGIVGAMAALLRWEALDHEDERHKQGAILNEFVRGLSGLSGIEVSVEPDPTGNPISRVKVAVDPELAGLTAYHLAAALAAREPPIMVRDHHAIDEGVLFLDPCVVRADQVSTVLAAIRGLVESSAPTKETIRRKHQGIPNQADLQIRSLTNWIGEG; encoded by the coding sequence ATGAACATGGGGTTTGTCATTCGTGAGGTGATCAATGTCTCAGGCACCATGACTGCGCTTGGCTCTTGCTCGGTGGCCCCCGAGGTGATCCAAGCAATGGTTGAGGTCCTCCCGAAGTTCGTGGACATGGTGGACCTGCAACGGCAGGCAAGCAAGGTCATCCGGCGGGTCATCGGTGCAGAAGCCGGATGCATCACGTCGAGCGCCGCCGCTGGGATGGCGATCTGCGTTGCTGCTTGCATGACTGGCCGAGATATGGCGAGGGTCGAACAGCTGCCCGACACCACCGGCCTCAAGGACGAGGTCGTCATCCAGCGGGGGCACGTGGTGTGGTTCGGCGCGTCGGTTCCTCAGATGGTGAGGCTGAGTGGAGCCAAAGTGGTGGAGATCGGCGATGCGACCCGGGCTGGTGTGTACCAGCTCGAGGGGAGACTTTGTGAGAACACGGCAGCTGCGCTGTATGTTGTGTCTCACCATACCGTGCAATACGGGCTCATTGCTCTCGAGGAGTTCTGCCGCGTGGCGCACGCTCACGGTGTACCGGTAGTCGTTGACGCTGCTTCGGAGAGCAACATGCGGAGTTTTGTCGAGCGGGGGGCAGACCTTGTGTGCTTTAGTGGTCACAAGTTTCTGTCGGGCCCTACTTCTGGGATCATCGCCGGGAAACGTGACTTGGTCGAGGCTTGTCTGTACCACCAATACCATGGGATCGGCCGAGCGATGAAGGTAGGCAAGGAAGGGATCGTGGGGGCGATGGCCGCCCTTCTGCGGTGGGAGGCGTTGGATCACGAAGATGAACGACACAAGCAGGGCGCGATACTGAACGAGTTCGTTCGTGGCCTGTCTGGACTTAGTGGCATTGAGGTCTCGGTAGAGCCCGACCCCACCGGCAACCCGATCTCCCGGGTCAAGGTTGCAGTGGACCCAGAGTTGGCCGGGCTGACCGCGTACCACCTCGCGGCTGCGCTCGCAGCCAGAGAACCCCCCATCATGGTACGTGATCACCATGCGATCGATGAGGGTGTTCTGTTCCTCGATCCGTGTGTGGTACGGGCCGACCAAGTGAGCACGGTGCTCGCGGCCATCCGAGGCCTGGTTGAGTCCTCGGCCCCAACCAAAGAGACCATCCGCCGCAAACACCAGGGAATCCCCAATCAGGCTGATCTCCAGATACGTTCGCTGACGAACTGGATTGGGGAGGGCTGA
- a CDS encoding ABC transporter, permease protein 2 (cluster 5, nickel/peptides/opines), whose product MAGLKSPSLFVGIVGLGVLLLVVVVGPTMITADPTDMDYTAILLPPGRGHPLGTDDLGRDLLSRVVHGGRISLAVGAATMVMTAGLGGLVGLGCGGLARLDAVVMRVMDVLMSFPSLLLALAIMASLGSSAFNVVVALSLAYTPRTARVVRSVVLGVRQEAYVEAARALGFSTPRILLRHVLPGAIPALVVQQTFIFAYAVLGEAGLSFVGVGIQPPTPSWGNIIGDARPIMQTAPWMVFFAGGAIMLCVLFLNLVGDGLREALDPKRRHVHT is encoded by the coding sequence ATGGCGGGTTTGAAGAGCCCCTCTCTTTTTGTGGGAATCGTCGGCCTGGGGGTCTTGCTGCTGGTCGTCGTGGTTGGGCCGACCATGATTACGGCAGATCCGACGGATATGGACTACACCGCTATTCTTCTCCCGCCCGGGCGGGGTCACCCTCTGGGTACCGACGATCTAGGCCGCGACCTATTGTCTCGTGTGGTGCACGGGGGGCGGATCAGTCTCGCCGTGGGTGCAGCGACGATGGTTATGACCGCAGGACTGGGCGGATTGGTGGGCCTCGGTTGCGGCGGCCTCGCCCGCCTGGATGCTGTGGTGATGCGAGTCATGGACGTTCTGATGTCGTTCCCATCCTTGTTGCTTGCCCTGGCGATAATGGCCTCACTTGGTTCCAGTGCGTTCAACGTGGTCGTTGCGCTCTCCTTGGCGTACACACCGCGCACCGCGCGAGTGGTACGAAGCGTGGTGTTGGGGGTCCGACAGGAAGCGTACGTAGAGGCTGCACGGGCTTTGGGTTTCTCGACTCCGCGGATCTTGCTTCGACACGTGCTGCCGGGAGCGATTCCGGCTTTGGTTGTCCAACAGACCTTTATCTTCGCATATGCGGTGCTCGGAGAGGCAGGGCTGAGCTTTGTCGGTGTGGGGATTCAGCCTCCGACGCCAAGCTGGGGAAACATCATCGGTGACGCCCGGCCAATCATGCAGACAGCACCGTGGATGGTTTTCTTCGCGGGGGGGGCCATCATGTTATGCGTGCTCTTTCTAAACCTTGTTGGAGACGGTCTCCGCGAGGCCTTGGACCCGAAGCGGAGGCATGTACACACTTGA
- a CDS encoding Dipeptide transport system permease protein DppB — translation MIGYICRRLLGLIPTWLAVGLMAFLIIQLTPGDPAAVILGQEATLTGVETVRQRLGLDKPLVHRLQDWYLGLLQGDLGDSYFLGRPVAVAIVERIPVTFALTLCAMVVATLIGLPLGIIAALRPNTVLDTTVMGVSLIGLSIPEFLMGLGLMYVFAVTLRWLPTGGYVAFTADFRRALLHIAMPAFSLGFIQSALIARMTRSAMLEVLTGDCVRTARAKGLHESRVVWKHALRNAMLPIVTVIGLSFALLLGGAFITEVVFRLPGIGSLVIAAVKRRDYPVVQGVLLVVSSIVLLANLVVDVAYAYLDPRIKYD, via the coding sequence ATGATCGGATACATCTGCCGTCGGCTGCTCGGGTTGATTCCGACATGGCTTGCCGTCGGGCTGATGGCGTTTCTTATCATCCAGCTTACGCCGGGAGATCCCGCTGCCGTGATCTTGGGGCAGGAAGCCACCCTGACTGGGGTGGAAACCGTCCGCCAGAGGCTAGGGCTGGATAAGCCGCTTGTACATCGGCTGCAGGACTGGTATCTGGGTCTGCTTCAGGGCGACCTCGGGGATTCGTACTTCTTGGGTCGGCCGGTAGCGGTGGCGATTGTGGAGCGTATCCCGGTGACGTTCGCTCTCACGCTGTGTGCCATGGTGGTGGCCACTCTGATCGGCCTCCCGTTGGGGATCATTGCTGCGCTCCGCCCGAATACGGTGCTAGACACGACTGTGATGGGCGTATCGCTGATTGGTCTATCGATTCCAGAGTTCCTGATGGGACTAGGATTGATGTACGTGTTCGCGGTGACGCTGCGTTGGCTGCCGACTGGGGGATACGTTGCTTTCACTGCGGACTTCCGGAGAGCGCTGCTGCACATAGCCATGCCTGCCTTCTCTCTGGGGTTCATCCAGTCGGCTTTGATCGCGCGCATGACCCGCTCGGCGATGCTCGAGGTGTTGACGGGTGACTGTGTCCGGACGGCACGGGCCAAAGGGCTCCACGAGTCTCGTGTCGTGTGGAAGCATGCATTGCGCAATGCGATGCTACCGATTGTGACCGTGATCGGGCTTTCGTTCGCGCTGCTTCTTGGTGGGGCGTTCATCACTGAGGTCGTCTTTCGGTTGCCGGGCATCGGGAGTTTGGTTATCGCGGCTGTGAAGCGTCGCGACTATCCGGTTGTGCAGGGTGTCCTCCTTGTGGTGTCGAGCATCGTTCTGCTCGCGAACCTCGTCGTTGACGTTGCCTACGCGTATCTGGACCCGAGGATCAAGTATGACTAG